DNA from Halobaculum sp. XH14:
TTGACGTGTGCGTCCATCACGTTTCGACCTCCTCGTACGGTTTGAACTGCGTGAAGTACACGATACCCGTCGCGAGCAGCATCAGGAACATCACGACGGTCAGGCTCGCACCCAGTCCGCCGCGGAACTGCTGGAACGCGATCTGGTACGCGTAGACGACCATCGTGAGCGTCTCGTTGAACGGCCCTCCCGAGGTGAGCAGCCAGATCATGTCGAACTTGTTGAACTGCCAGATGCTCCGGAGCAGAACGACCAGAAACAGCACGCCCTTGATGTTGGGGTAGGTGACGTCCAGGAACCGCCTGAGCGGGTTTGCCCCGTTGATCTTGGCGAGCTCGTACATCTCCGGATCGATCGACTGGAGCCGGGCCAGCACGATCAGGACGACGAAGATCGAGAACTTCCAGTTCCCGATCCAGACGACGCTGTGGAGCGCATGGCCCACCGAGAAGAAGTTCACCGGGTCGGCCACCAGCCCCGACTCCAGCAACAGGTAGTTGACCAGTCCGAGCCGGTTGTGGAACAGCCACCTGAATATCATCGCGATGGCGACCGTCGGGATCAGATAGGGGAGCAGGACGATGGACCGAACGACGTTCGAGAACTTGAACGACTGGTTGAGAAACAGCGCGATGGCGACGCCGACGACGACCTGTGTCAGCACGGAGTACATCGCGTACAGCACCCCCCGCTCCATCGAGTTCCAGAACGTCTGGTCGGAGGCGAGCAACTGGTAGTTACTGCTGCCGACGAACTCGAGCCCCGAGATACCGTAGCCGGCGTGGAAGCTGAGGTAGATCCCGAACAGGATCGGAAACAGCGAGACGCCGAAGAACACCAGTATCGCGGGCGCGATGTAGAGGTATCCCTGCAGACGTTCCGGCCGGTGCCGGACCGCGGCCACGTGATCCTTGAGCCGTGAGTGGAGATTCATCGGTGGGTTCGCTTACTCCTGGAACTCCGGGAGCGTGTTTCGAAGCTCCGCTGCGGCGTCGTCGACCGCCTGACCCGGCTCCTTCCGTCCGGTGATCCCCTCGGCGATCATCGTCGGGATGATGTACGTGTACATGGTCAGATCGAAGTAGTACGGGAGCGGCGGATCGGTCCGTTCGATCGGCAACACGCCGTCGTCGGCGTACTCCTTGTAGTACTCGACGACGTCCGGACGCTGGGAGACGATGTCGTTGCTCTGGAACGACTCCTTGTCCATGACGCTCACGTCCGGCGGCACGTTGTGCAGCGGGACGGAGAGAAGGCTCTCCACGTACCAATCAGTCGTCATGTAGTGGCTGACGAAGTCCTTCGCCAGTTCGGTGTTCCCCGACTCGGCGGGACAGAAGAACCCGCCAACGGTCATGACAGTCTGGTAGTCCGCCTCACCCTCCTGGGTGAGCGGCGCCTGCGGATACGGCGCGGGACGCGTGTTCGCGCCGAGGCCGTCGGGCTCCTGTCGCATCGCCTGCGTCAGCGGTCGGCCGGTGTAGTAGGTGGTCGAGACCAGTTCGGACATGTACACTTCGACCATGTCGGTCCACTCGTAGCTGGTGGACTCGGGCGAGAACTGGTACATCCGGTTGAGGTAGTTCAGGACCTCGATCGCCCGCTCCCGATTGGGTTCCTGATCGAGGACGACGTCGACCTCCTCGGCGTCGTCCGAGGGGTCCAGGTAGCTGACCCCGTTCATCATCATCTGTGCGTCGTAGTTGTACTGGGTGACGCCGACGTTGGGGTTGGCGAACGTGAGGACGGGATCCATCTGTTCGCCCTCCAGGTGCGAGGAGAGCGTCTCCATGTTGGACAGCTGCTCGTCCCACGTCGTGGCGGGCTGGATGCCGGCGGCGTCGTACACGTCGCCGCGGTGCCACATCGTCATCACCCCGATGTCGTGCGGCCAGAAGACGCTGCCGTCACCGACCTCGACCTGGTACTGCTCCGGAATCGACTGGTCTTGGAGCCTGTCTGACATGTCTGCTAGACGGCCCTGTTCCCCGAACCGCCACGCCCACTCCGAGTTGAGGAACGCGACCTCCGGGATGTCTCCCGTCTCGAACGACCGCTGGAGCGTCTGGACGACCTCGTCGAAGCCCCGGAAGAGGAACTCCGCCTCGACGTCCTGGTCGACCGTGCTCGCCCAGTCGTCGAACGCGTTGCGCAGGGTCTCCTGGATCTCCGGCGAGGAGTGGTCCGTGATGACCTGGATCGTCTGGGTGCCACCCTCGTCCCCCGAGTTCCCGCCGTCCTGGGAGTCCCCGCCGAGGCCGGTGCAGCCGGCCAGGCCGGAGACGCCCGCCCCGGCGAGCGTCGTGCCAGTCAACTGTACGAACTTCCGCCGATTCGATTGCCGAGTCTCCTCCACTCGGCCGGGCTCACTCTTTGACCGCATACTCGTAGAGCACCCGTGCCATCTATAATAAACGTTTGGGCTCTACGGGCGTCGTCGGCCCCGGCGAACGTATCGGCAGAATTCCCCGCTACTGCAGAAGCTTACTAACTCTGTGCGCTCCGTACGGCCACATGTCCGTGAGTAGCAAGCCTTCTGCGCTTAGCCAGCGGCAATACCACGACTTGCCGATGCGCGTCGGCGTCGGCCAGTTCATGCATCCGACCGAGGAGCGACTCAGATACATCAAACAGCTCGGCGTCGACGA
Protein-coding regions in this window:
- a CDS encoding ABC transporter substrate-binding protein — translated: MEETRQSNRRKFVQLTGTTLAGAGVSGLAGCTGLGGDSQDGGNSGDEGGTQTIQVITDHSSPEIQETLRNAFDDWASTVDQDVEAEFLFRGFDEVVQTLQRSFETGDIPEVAFLNSEWAWRFGEQGRLADMSDRLQDQSIPEQYQVEVGDGSVFWPHDIGVMTMWHRGDVYDAAGIQPATTWDEQLSNMETLSSHLEGEQMDPVLTFANPNVGVTQYNYDAQMMMNGVSYLDPSDDAEEVDVVLDQEPNRERAIEVLNYLNRMYQFSPESTSYEWTDMVEVYMSELVSTTYYTGRPLTQAMRQEPDGLGANTRPAPYPQAPLTQEGEADYQTVMTVGGFFCPAESGNTELAKDFVSHYMTTDWYVESLLSVPLHNVPPDVSVMDKESFQSNDIVSQRPDVVEYYKEYADDGVLPIERTDPPLPYYFDLTMYTYIIPTMIAEGITGRKEPGQAVDDAAAELRNTLPEFQE
- a CDS encoding carbohydrate ABC transporter permease, which encodes MNLHSRLKDHVAAVRHRPERLQGYLYIAPAILVFFGVSLFPILFGIYLSFHAGYGISGLEFVGSSNYQLLASDQTFWNSMERGVLYAMYSVLTQVVVGVAIALFLNQSFKFSNVVRSIVLLPYLIPTVAIAMIFRWLFHNRLGLVNYLLLESGLVADPVNFFSVGHALHSVVWIGNWKFSIFVVLIVLARLQSIDPEMYELAKINGANPLRRFLDVTYPNIKGVLFLVVLLRSIWQFNKFDMIWLLTSGGPFNETLTMVVYAYQIAFQQFRGGLGASLTVVMFLMLLATGIVYFTQFKPYEEVET